The following is a genomic window from Sinorhizobium fredii NGR234.
CGCATCGTCCTGCCAGAAGGCTTCGAGTTCCGCGAGGCGGAGGTCGCAAGCGGTACGTTTACCGCAAACGGCGCAATCGCAATGGGGCGGCAGAAGCGTTACGGTGCACTTTGGCGCGCCGCCTACGGGCCGTACGGCATCATCGAAGAGTGAGCAAGCGCACGGTGCAACGCACCGAAGTCGGATGGCCCTTCTCGTCGAGCACGACGGACTCGCCATCCAGGTTATTCCTCTTATTCCTGACGCATGAATGGCATTACCACTTCCTGAGCAGTGCGGCATCGCGAGCGCCTGACTGGTAGATCCCCAATCGAGGAAAAACACAAAAATTCCCGGCCGGGATCGGGCTCGGAACCGCCGATCGGAGAGGGGTTGCAAAAACCTGCAGAGCTCCGAGGCAGCGCATGCGGCGCTCTATCGAGCGGTCTCTGTATTGGCTCTGCCTTGCTCTTCAGCTTCCGCTTCAAGCCGTTGGACTGCCGCGGCTATGTGCTCCGGCTGTTCGTGTTCCAGACCGACCACTTCATTCCGGGTCTCACGCATCGACACGATGATTTCGTCGAGCTTGGCATGGATTGCCGCTGTGTCGCGATAGCCTTGGATCAGCACCACGCTGGTGATCAAGATCGCTGCGACCGACAGAGCATAGGTGACGACGTTGGTGAGGCCGAAAGGCACCAGAGCGGTGCTGGCAATCATCGCCACGATCACGAAATAGAAGCCCGGCGGGCGAGAAAGAAAATCAGCCATTCGAAAAAGAAGTTGATTCACTTTTAGGCACTCCGCGATTTGGTGCTCTCATAACGCATCAATCGAGATCTGGTTCTACGTCCCTGCTTGGGCATAGGCGCGCGCAGTGGCGCGACAATGTTCGCATCAACGTGGCTGCGCCGACCCAATGAGCGAAGAGGGGATGGCCATTGGGACTTTGCGCTGCTGCTTAGGAACTAACTCGCACCAGGGCCGTTTCGATTGATCGAAGCTAGCAAGTTCACGAGGCCTCGCATTATGGCGCCCCGCTCCTTCTGGAAAGGCTACCTGAAACTGTCGCTCGTCACCTGTCCGGTGGCGATGTCTCCAGCGACCACCGAGAATGAAAAGGTTCGCTTCCACACGTTGAACCGGAAGACCAGCAATCGGGTCGTCAGCCAGTATGTCGATGCGGTCAGCGGAAAGCCCGTCAGCGAAGATGACGAAGTCAAAGGTTACCAGCGTGGCGAGGACGACTATGTGCTTTTGGAGGACGACGAGCTTGAGGCCGTCGGTCTGGAAAGCACGCGCACCATCGACATCGACATGTTCGTCGAGGCCGACAGCATTCGCTGGATCTGGTACGACAAGCCCCACTATCTCGTTCCCGACGACCCTGTCGGGGAAGAGGCCTTCTCGGTGATCCGCGATGCGATGGCCTCAACTGGCACAGTCGGGATCTCGAGGCTCGTCATGTATCGTCGTGAGCGCGCCGTTATGCTCGAGCCGAGAGGCAAGGGGATCGTTCTTTGGACGCTCCGATACGGCGACGAGGTCAGGCAACCCGAAGAGTTCTTCCGCAACATCGGCGATGACGACAACGATCCCGAACTGATGCGGCTCGTGACGACACTCATCGAAGAGCGCAGCAAGCCGTGGAATCCCGACATGGTGGGTGATCCCGTGCAGGACCGTCTCCTGGATATCATTTCCGCCAAGAAGAAGGGCCGCAAACGGGTGGCGAAAGCAAAGGCTGACGAAGGGGAGCGCCCGAGCAACGTCGTCAACATCATGGACGCCCTTCGCAAGAGCATCAGCTCGGAAAAGACGAAGAAGACGAAAAGCTGAGATCATGGAGATCCGTCGGGCTCCGAGACGTGATACTTGAAACGGTCTCGGATATGCGCGTTGAAGAACCGCCCCTTCGAAAACGCTCTTCTGAAGGCCGCATAGGTCTCCACAGGCACATCCTGATAGTCGTAGCGTTTGTCGTTGGTCAGGAGCCAGACAGACAACGTCCGCGTCTCGGCATCGTAATCTGCTCGCTTTATCAAATGCGACGGCATCGGCTTCACCGCTTTGAACTAGAAGATCGCTCGCGGCTCCTGTTCCACGATCAGGCAGCTTTCTTTCGTCTGACCTTCGGCTCCGCCAGTGGAACGGCCGCGGCGCGAAATTCCCCCCACGGGTCGGTGCTCAAAGATGCAAGCCGCGTCGGCGTATTCTCCACCGTGAAGTAGGCCGGGCCTATGCCAGGGGCCAGTTCATCCCAGGAGAGCGGCATCGATACCGCAGCCCCCGGTCGCGCTCTCGTCGAATAGGCTGCAACGGCAGTCGCTCCGCGTTGGTTTCTGAGATAATCGACCAGGATCTTGCCACGGCGCTTCGATTTGGTGATCGTTGACACGAAGCGGTCGGGACTGTCGGACGCCATCGCGTCGGCAATCGACTTGGTAAAAGCTTTGGCTACGGGCCATTCTGCCTTTGGCTTCAAGGGGGCTACGACGTGAAGGCCTTTGCCGCCGGATGTCTTGACGAAGGGAACAAGACCGGCCGCTTTCAGCCGGTCAGCGGTCTCAAACGCGGCTTCGATAACAGCTTCGAATGGCACGTCATCGCCCGGATCAAGATCCATGATGATCGTGTCCGGCCTTTCCCAGTCGGCCACCGTCGATCCCCACGGGTGGATTTCGAGAACGGCTGACTGGACGAGCGCCGTCAGGCCGTCGAGGTTCCTGATGCTCAAAAGCTGTTCGTCGGGTGGCTCCTTCGGATCATTGACGAGCACTATGTTGGGGTTCAGCCCCTTCCAGGCGTGTTTCTGGAAAAACTGCTCGCCGGCAATGCCGTTCGGGCATCGGACCAACGCCAGGGGACGTCCGACTATATGCGGCGCGATGAAGCGCCAGACCTCGGCGTAGTAGTCGGCGAGCCCCTCTTTCGTCACGCCTTCATCAGGCCAGTAGAGCCGGTCCGGGTGCGTGAGCTTGACGGTCCGCTGCGGCGGTTTGGGCTGAGCGGTCGCGGACCTGGGTGCCTCCCGCACGATGTCGCTGGCGAGCTTGTCTTCTCGCAAACCCCGGAACGACGCGTGGCGCAGATGGCCGTCGGCGGTCCAGGCCCTGAACTCGATCTCGGCGACGAGCTCGGGCTTGACGTATCGCACCTGGCGCGCGTCTTCCGCGCTAAGCCGCGCCGAAAACGGGCTATGCGTCGTCCTCAGGCGGTCCAGTCTTTTGAAGAGGTCTTCGGCGAGCGCCGCAGTGAACCCCGTGCCAACCCGCCCGACGTGGTGAAGCTTGCCGGCATCGTAGACGCCGAGCACCAGCGAGCCGATCGCCTTTCTCGACGTGGTCGAGGGCACGTAGCCAGCGACCACGAACTCCTGGCGTGCCGAGCACTTGGATTTGACCCAGCTCTTGTTCCGGCCGGTGCGATAGGGCGCGTCGCGCAGTTTCGAGACGACACCTTCAAGGCTCAGCCTGCAGGCGTGACGCAGCACCAGCTTGCCTTCCTCCTCGAAGTGATTGCTGAAGCGGATGATCCCGTCCGCTTCGCCGATCAGCTGTCCGAGCAGCTCTTTCCGTTTGGTGAGCGGCAGGGGGCGCAGATCGTAGCCATCGAGATGAAGAAGGTCGAACACGTAAAACCGGAAGCGGTCGCTGCGACCTTCGCTCAAGTCGGCTTGCAGCGCCGAGAAGTCCGACGCACCAGAACCGGTTTCGACGACGATCTCACCATCGATCAGCGCCGTTCCGATCGGCAGAGCCTGCGAGGCCGAGACCAGCGTCTTTCCGAATTTCTTGGTCCAGTCCAGCCCGCCGCGGGTGAGAAGCTTGACGCGGCCAGCTTCGATCCGCGCCTGCAGCCTGTAACCGTCGAACTTGATTTCGTGGAGCCAGCGCTCGCCGGCAGGAGCGGATGAAACAAGGGTGGCCAAGGCCGGCTCGACGAAATCCGGCAAAGGCGCAGCCTTGGCGCCCTTTATTTTGGCGGGATCAGGAACGTTGGCAACGGCCTGGCGCTCCGCTTGTTGCGAAGCGGCTTTCGTCGTGCCGCGGCCCTTCTTGCGTATCCTGCCTATCTTCGATGACCAGCCCGGCTCTTCGCCCGCCACATCCTTGATTTCGCGGCCGGTCAGAACCGATTCCGGCCGTTCCTCGAGAATGTCGGGGTCGTCTTCGGATCTGGCCGCCTCGTCGTCACCCTTGATCAGCAGCCAATTCTCACGCTTTTCGCGGGGTTTGCCGGCCATCCGAACCAGGTGCCAGCGCCCGCCAAGCTTTTCGCCACTGAGTTCGAAGTCGAGATGCCCCTTGGCGTAGCCCCGATCCGCGTCGCCAATCGGCGACCAGGTGCCACGATCCCAGAGAATTACGGTTCCGCCGCCATATTCTCCCTTCGGGATCGTCCCCTCGAAATCCCCATATTCGAGCGGGTGATCCTCGACGTGCACCGCCAGTCGCTTCTCGCCGGGGATAAGGCTCGGCCCCTTGGTGACGGCCCAGCTCTTCAAAACGCCATCCATCTCCAGGCGGAAATCATAGTGCAGGCGTGTGGCGTCGTGCTTCTGGACAACGAAGCTGTTGCCCGAGCGGCGCGCCTTGCGGCCTTTCGGTTCAGGGGTCGATCCGAAATTGCGCTTTTTCCGATAGATCTCGAGAGCCATGGCTCAGCTCGCCTTACGCCGCGGCGCAGCTTCCTTCGTCTTCGCCGCGCGGGTCGCTTTCTTCCTGGTTGGGGTGGTCGCGTTGGTTTTCTTGGCCTTCACGCCGGCGCTCTGCCGCAACGCCTCCATCAGGTCTACGACCCTTTCGCGTTTCGGCTCCTTGCGCGGCTCGATCTTCTTGCCTTCGAGTTTCGCCTTGACCAACTCGGCAAGTGCCTCCTCGTAGCGATCGTCGAACTTTGCCGGATCGAACTTGCCTCGCTTGGTCTTGATGATGTGCTCGGCAAGTTCCAGCATCTCGCCCTCGATCTTCAGGTCCGGCACTTCATCAAACGCGTCTTTGGCCGAGCGAACCTCGTAGTCGAAATTCAACGTCGTCGCGATCAGCCCGTCCTCATAAGCGCGGATCAGCAGCGTGCGCACCCGTCGGAACAGAACGGCTTGAGCAATGGCGGCTACCTTCTTCTTTCGCATGCCCTCGCGGATCAGAGCGAAGGCTTCCTCGGCATGGCTCTTGGTCGGAGCAAGGTAGTAGGGCTTGTCAAAATAAACGTCATCGATGTCACCGCAGGCGATGAAGGCCGAGACCGACAGGGTCTTGTCGCTCTGCGGAACGGCCGCGGCGATCTCTTCGGGCTCAAGCACGACGTAATCGCCGGATCCGACCTCATATCCCTTGACCTGATCGTCCTTTTCGACCGGCTTTCCCGTTTCACTGTCGACGAATTGCCGGTGAACGCGATTGCCGGTCGCACGGTTGATGGTGTGAAAGGCAATCCGTTCCGAGGTAGAGGCTGCAGTGTAAAGCGCCACCGGACAGCTCACCTCTGCGACTTTCAGATAGCCCTTCCAATTTGCTCTCGGCGCCACGTGCGGCCTCACTCTGGCAAAACGGCGCGGCATAGCGCGCGCAACATCCTTCGACGATCTGGAACGTGGATGTGAACGGGTTTGTTCCGCGCCTAGACATTGAGGAGGGCGTTGAGCTGAAAGCGCTTCGACGCCGACCAGCATACACCCGAAACAGGTTGCCGTTGTGCCTCATCCCACCTAAACTCGACCGCAGACACCCGACCAGCCGACACCGCCTTTCTCCCACCATTTCCCAGCCCTCATTCGACAAGGAGCGTGTGCCATGAGGACGAGCCAGGAAGAACTTATCAGGACGCGGGCTTACGAGTTATGGGAGCGAGCCGGGCGTCCGGAGGGGGACGGCGTCCAGCATTGGCTGCAGGCCTCTGAGGAGATTCGGTCGACCGGGATGGATGGCGCAAGCGTCGGGGCGAACACGACACCGAATGCTGAAGCTGCACCGGCGGTCGGGGTCAACGCGAAGAAAGTCGCTAAACCAACTGGAAAGGCCGCGAAGCCGCAGAAGAGTGCTGCCAGCGGCAACGGCGTCCCTCCCACCAAGAAGAAGGCCAAACGGACGGAAGGCGCTTGATCAGCCACGCCGCCGTTGCGCCGTCGCTGTCCTATTTCAGTTAGGATGGCTCCAGTTGTATGGAACACATCCCGTCGCGGAAGATGCCTTCGTCAGGGAAGGTCGGTCGCCGCGTCGGTCTCCTGCGTTTGCGTCGATCAACCGATTTTGTGCCGGCGCAGAACAAGGATCTCAAATCCTGATGACGGCGGCCGCGTCAACGAGAACGTCTCTGATCTTGTCTACAGGCAGGTCTCATTTTCCCGCCGCTGAGTTGAAATTGGCGCCAAAAACGACCTTTGGCTCCGCTGCTCTCGATAGCGGCAGCGGGCGGGGAGCGGTCACCCAGGGCTGGCACGCGGAACGACCGAGTTGCGGACTTTGCTGCCGTTGCATCCATTCTGCTCACCGCCTAGCCAGCATTGGCAAGATCAAGCCCCATCTGGTCTCTTGAGGTGGTCCAGACGGTTCGAACCCCAACTTCTTGTAGACGGCTATCGCCCGTTCATTGTCTGGATGCGGATCGGTCGCGATCACAGGTACGCCCTCATCGAAAAGAGCCTGCATCCTCATTCCGATAAACGCTGAACCATGTCCAACGCCGACCATTTCGGGGTCTCCGATATATTGATCAATTCCCCGCGACCCTTTGGGAAGACCGGCAAAATGGTGATCTTCCCATCCGTGCACCGTGTAGTCCTGCAAGAACGCAAAGGGCCGTTCGTTAATTGAAATGATCCAGCGAGCCACCCGAGGATCAATCAGTTCTGCTTCACCATACGGCTCACCAGAACCCCACCATTCCAGGACATACGGATTCGACCGCCACGCCTTCAGTAAGGCGAGATCATCCAGGGTCGCTCTGCGAAACTCGTACGAATTGATCGCGAACATTAGATCACTCTAGCAGATTGTGCGACGGTGGTATGGGTGGATCTTTCGTATTGCTCAGAGGCCAAAAGGGCGGGTATCCGCTTGGGTCAGGTCTGCAGCGATGCGAACGAGCTCTCCGTTTGATGTGAGTTTCGAGGGCAGTCAGGTGACGACGATCGTTGTTCCGACTGAAGGAACCAGCAACCGGGTTATCGTGAATGCAGCAATGAAACTGGCGAGCAGCAGCGCTGCATCCGCACGGCTCATGCCGTGCGGGTTGATCTGCGCGTCTAGCTACAACCGGCAGCGCCGGCCATTCACGACCGCGTGGGAGAGATCGATCGCGGTCGCCCGATGACCTCCGCCAAAGCGTACATTCGGCGCATAAGCCAATGTCATGGTTATGCGGTCAGCACATCCTCGATGTGGATTGGCAGTGAGCGCACACGCTTGCCGGTCGCGTGGAATACCGCGTTTGCTATCGCCGGTGCGGTACCTACCAAAGCGATCTCGCCGAGCCCTTTCACCCCAAGCGGGTTTACATGCGGATCGACTTCATCGACGAAGAGCGCTTCCAGCTTGGGGATATCGAGATTCACGGGCATGAGATAATCGGCCATGTGGGCATTGACCGGCCGGCCGTCACGCCGATCGAGAACAGTGCGCTCCATCATCGCCATGCCCATGCCGCCAATCATCCCGCCCGTGCATTGGCTTCTGGCAAGCAGCGGATTGACCACGCGGCCTATGCCGTAGGCTCCGACGATGCGACGTATCCGGATGGTTCCGACATCGGGGTCAATGGCGACTTCGGCAAACACCGCGCCGAAGGAATGCATCGAATAGAGTTCCGCCGCTTCGGGATCGCGCTGTGCAGATCCCTCCGCCTCCACCGGCGCGCCGGTCCTGGCGACGATGTCCTGATAGGACAAACCGCCCGATGCTTCCCCACGTCGGCGCAAACGCCCCTCGCTCCACTCAAGATCGTCCACCGACGCCGCGAAGATCGGTGAGTCAGGATCCGCTACCGCGCGCCGGGCCGCCTGCGCCTGCGCCTCAACACAGGCAGCCCGGATTGCCGATCCCACCGACGCCATCGTCCACGAACCGCCATGCGAGGGAGTCTGCGGGAAATGCGACCTGCCGAGCCTGAACCGGACCTGCTCTTGCTGCAAACCGAGGAATTCCGCCGCGACCTGGGTCATGGACGTATAGGTTCCCGGCCCCATGTCGCTCGCCGCCGCCTCGACCTCGGCCAAGCCGTCCGCGAGCAGCCGTACTCTGGCGCTCGCAGGCGCATGGTAGGCCGGATAGGTGGCGGTTGCGGCTCCCATGCCGATCAGAAGACGCCCGTCGCGCATGGAACGCGGTTCAGGTGTTCTCCGAGCCCAGCCGAAGCGTTCGGACCCGAGCTCATAGCATTGCATCAGCGAGCGACTGGAAAACGGCTTGTTTTCGGCTTCGTCGCGTCGCGGTTCATTTCGCCGCCTCAATTCGATCGGATCGACCCCGAGCTTGTAGGACAGCTCGTCCATCGCGCTTTCGAGTGCAAAGATGCCGCTTGCCTCACCTGGACCACGCATATGATTGGGCGTGCTCGTGTCGAGTTGCGCCAAGCGGTACTGGGTGCGCACATTGGGGCAGGAATACAGGTAGGCGGTGACGGCGGTAAGTGCCTCCGTGAACTGCTCGTAGCGGCTCGTTTCGCCCGTGCCTTCGTGTATT
Proteins encoded in this region:
- a CDS encoding low affinity iron permease family protein produces the protein MNQLLFRMADFLSRPPGFYFVIVAMIASTALVPFGLTNVVTYALSVAAILITSVVLIQGYRDTAAIHAKLDEIIVSMRETRNEVVGLEHEQPEHIAAAVQRLEAEAEEQGRANTETAR
- a CDS encoding Ku protein, producing the protein MAPRSFWKGYLKLSLVTCPVAMSPATTENEKVRFHTLNRKTSNRVVSQYVDAVSGKPVSEDDEVKGYQRGEDDYVLLEDDELEAVGLESTRTIDIDMFVEADSIRWIWYDKPHYLVPDDPVGEEAFSVIRDAMASTGTVGISRLVMYRRERAVMLEPRGKGIVLWTLRYGDEVRQPEEFFRNIGDDDNDPELMRLVTTLIEERSKPWNPDMVGDPVQDRLLDIISAKKKGRKRVAKAKADEGERPSNVVNIMDALRKSISSEKTKKTKS
- a CDS encoding KTSC domain-containing protein codes for the protein MPSHLIKRADYDAETRTLSVWLLTNDKRYDYQDVPVETYAAFRRAFSKGRFFNAHIRDRFKYHVSEPDGSP
- the ligD gene encoding DNA ligase D, whose product is MALEIYRKKRNFGSTPEPKGRKARRSGNSFVVQKHDATRLHYDFRLEMDGVLKSWAVTKGPSLIPGEKRLAVHVEDHPLEYGDFEGTIPKGEYGGGTVILWDRGTWSPIGDADRGYAKGHLDFELSGEKLGGRWHLVRMAGKPREKRENWLLIKGDDEAARSEDDPDILEERPESVLTGREIKDVAGEEPGWSSKIGRIRKKGRGTTKAASQQAERQAVANVPDPAKIKGAKAAPLPDFVEPALATLVSSAPAGERWLHEIKFDGYRLQARIEAGRVKLLTRGGLDWTKKFGKTLVSASQALPIGTALIDGEIVVETGSGASDFSALQADLSEGRSDRFRFYVFDLLHLDGYDLRPLPLTKRKELLGQLIGEADGIIRFSNHFEEEGKLVLRHACRLSLEGVVSKLRDAPYRTGRNKSWVKSKCSARQEFVVAGYVPSTTSRKAIGSLVLGVYDAGKLHHVGRVGTGFTAALAEDLFKRLDRLRTTHSPFSARLSAEDARQVRYVKPELVAEIEFRAWTADGHLRHASFRGLREDKLASDIVREAPRSATAQPKPPQRTVKLTHPDRLYWPDEGVTKEGLADYYAEVWRFIAPHIVGRPLALVRCPNGIAGEQFFQKHAWKGLNPNIVLVNDPKEPPDEQLLSIRNLDGLTALVQSAVLEIHPWGSTVADWERPDTIIMDLDPGDDVPFEAVIEAAFETADRLKAAGLVPFVKTSGGKGLHVVAPLKPKAEWPVAKAFTKSIADAMASDSPDRFVSTITKSKRRGKILVDYLRNQRGATAVAAYSTRARPGAAVSMPLSWDELAPGIGPAYFTVENTPTRLASLSTDPWGEFRAAAVPLAEPKVRRKKAA
- a CDS encoding Ku protein; this translates as MAPRANWKGYLKVAEVSCPVALYTAASTSERIAFHTINRATGNRVHRQFVDSETGKPVEKDDQVKGYEVGSGDYVVLEPEEIAAAVPQSDKTLSVSAFIACGDIDDVYFDKPYYLAPTKSHAEEAFALIREGMRKKKVAAIAQAVLFRRVRTLLIRAYEDGLIATTLNFDYEVRSAKDAFDEVPDLKIEGEMLELAEHIIKTKRGKFDPAKFDDRYEEALAELVKAKLEGKKIEPRKEPKRERVVDLMEALRQSAGVKAKKTNATTPTRKKATRAAKTKEAAPRRKAS
- a CDS encoding GNAT family N-acetyltransferase; this translates as MFAINSYEFRRATLDDLALLKAWRSNPYVLEWWGSGEPYGEAELIDPRVARWIISINERPFAFLQDYTVHGWEDHHFAGLPKGSRGIDQYIGDPEMVGVGHGSAFIGMRMQALFDEGVPVIATDPHPDNERAIAVYKKLGFEPSGPPQETRWGLILPMLARR
- a CDS encoding xanthine dehydrogenase family protein molybdopterin-binding subunit, with amino-acid sequence MSVSFIGKPVTRVDGRAKVTGTARYAADFNQPGQLYAVIVSATVGLGRVTEVASTEVERMPGVVAVITHRNAQKLPYLPHKGVIDPAVGERLHVLQDDRVQFYGQPVAIVVADNLDHAERAAAALRITYVAKRPIVDHADQTMERIAPKSADGSRGDADAAVTQAPVMIDETYEIARENHNPMEPHATIAAWSGDRLTLWSKSQYLVNEQAEIAAVFGLPVDNVEVICPFIGGAFGTSLRTWPHVTLAALAARQTGRAVKLVLTRKQMFFTTGHRPRTLQRIALGATPDGKLTGVIHEGTGETSRYEQFTEALTAVTAYLYSCPNVRTQYRLAQLDTSTPNHMRGPGEASGIFALESAMDELSYKLGVDPIELRRRNEPRRDEAENKPFSSRSLMQCYELGSERFGWARRTPEPRSMRDGRLLIGMGAATATYPAYHAPASARVRLLADGLAEVEAAASDMGPGTYTSMTQVAAEFLGLQQEQVRFRLGRSHFPQTPSHGGSWTMASVGSAIRAACVEAQAQAARRAVADPDSPIFAASVDDLEWSEGRLRRRGEASGGLSYQDIVARTGAPVEAEGSAQRDPEAAELYSMHSFGAVFAEVAIDPDVGTIRIRRIVGAYGIGRVVNPLLARSQCTGGMIGGMGMAMMERTVLDRRDGRPVNAHMADYLMPVNLDIPKLEALFVDEVDPHVNPLGVKGLGEIALVGTAPAIANAVFHATGKRVRSLPIHIEDVLTA